Proteins from one Malaya genurostris strain Urasoe2022 chromosome 2, Malgen_1.1, whole genome shotgun sequence genomic window:
- the LOC131430048 gene encoding structure-specific endonuclease subunit SLX1 homolog produces the protein MNAVQEIEDFYGVYLLVSKSSNPKFVGRTYIGYTVDPNRRIKQHNKGQDGGGAKRTSNRGPWVMVMIVHGFPNNISALRFEWAWQQPKVSRRLKQIPELQKKQRKESDFEYNFRILTEMLRIGPWNRLPLTVRWLAEEFHREFEVGKSPPMHMPICFGRVKKVPKHSKVTSNGRQPRKDKKVDGAQTVGNNKKVTVDYDVDVDEYDLIVMNAEEKREQISNICVSRATQLDSVGGDITVISDDEKNDDQPTADTEKTQSISNCMICCKLIRSGLDGNDFSIRCIRPCCKFTSHIECLAGRCLEPGQYVPVEGSCPICDCHFLWGDLIRKANGCSDLVSDMDSTDVFEVEDVSESDGEQ, from the exons ATGAATGCAGTGCAAGAGATAGAAGATTTCTATGGTGTGTATTTACTGGTTAGTAAAAGTTCTAATCCGAAGTTTGTTGGACGCACCTATATCGGCTATACCGTTGATCCCAACCGAAGAATTAAGCAGCACAACAAGGGTCAGGATGGTGGAGGAGCCAAAAGAACATCCAACCGCGGTCCTTG gGTCATGGTAATGATAGTTCACGGTTTTCCGAATAACATATCTGCTTTGAGG TTCGAATGGGCTTGGCAGCAACCCAAAGTTTCCAGGCGGTTAAAACAGATTCCTGAGCTGCAAAAGAAACAACGCAAAGAAAGCGACTTTGAGTACAATTTTCGCATTCTAACAGAGATGTTACGAATCGGGCCGTGGAATCGTCTTCCGCTTACAGTGCGTTGGTTAGCAGAAGAGTTCCATAGAGAATTTGAG GTTGGGAAGTCACCACCCATGCATATGCCAATTTGCTTTGGACGTGTCAAAAAAGTGCCTAAACATAGTAAAGTTACCAGCAATGGTAGACAACCTAGGAAGGATAAAAAAGTTGACGGCGCGCAGACTGTTGGTAATAATAAGAAAGTTACCGTTGATTATGATGTTGATGTGGATGAGTATGATTTGATCGTAATGAATGCAGAGGAAAAGAGGGAACAAATTAGCAATATTTGtgtatcaagagcaacgcagttGGATTCGGTTGGTGGTGACATAACAGTCATTTCGGATGATGAGAAAAACGATGATCAACCAACAGCCGATACAGAGAAAACCCAATCGATCTCTAATTGTATGATATGTTGCAAATTGATTCGTTCTGGTCTTGATGGGAACGATTTCTCAATACGCTGTATACGTCCTTGTTGTAAGTTTACTAGTCACATTGAATGCTTGGCAGGCCGCTGTTTGGAGCCTGGTCAGTATGTACCCGTCGAGGGCAGCTGCCCTATCTGCGATTGTCACTTTTTGTGGGGGGATTTAATCAGGAAGGCTAATGGGTGTAGTGATTTAGTTAGTGATATGGACAGCACAGACGTGTTTGAGGTGGAGGATGTCTCGGAAAGTGATGGGGAGCAATGA